The sequence below is a genomic window from Lysobacter capsici.
GCCGAACACGGTCAACTTGTCGATTTTCTCGGTGATCTTTTCCAGGACCTCGAGTTCCTTCAGACGCATCAGCACCGGACTTTCCTCGATCAGCTTGGCGGTGTTGAGCAGGCTGCGCGTGGCGTTCGCCTCCTCGCGGCGGCGGATCACGTTGGCTTGCGCGGTCTTCTCCGCCTGCACCACGCCGTTGAGGATCTCCTTCATTTCGCCCGGCAGGATCACGTCCTTGACGCCGACACCCAGCACCTCCACGCCGACCTGCGAGGCCTGGCCGCGCACGTAGCCGAAGATGTCGGCATCGAGCGACGCCTTGTCGCCGAGCAGTTCGTCCAGGGTCTTGGCCGAGACCGCCTTGCGCAGGCCGTACTGCAACTCGCGATAGACGTGGTCGAGGTACTTGGCGACCTGGATGCGCGCGGCGGCCGGGTCGGACACGCGCAGGCTGGCGGCCAGGTTCACGCGCAGCGACACCTTGTCGCGGGTCAATAATTCCTGGCCCGAGACCTCCATCGACTGCACGCGCAACTCGATCACTTCTACTGCGACGTTCTTGCGCACGTTCCAGAACGCATAGGCGCCCGGCTCGAGACGACGCACGAACGTGCCGTC
It includes:
- a CDS encoding slipin family protein gives rise to the protein MFWIKKVVVGDAERVLVYRNRRIERVLGPGVHRIGDFKRELELSLHSIANAEYTGRDTEALIAGLGPRLQNHFVLADLGMQEIGLMLRNGRVADVLPPGTRRLYWKGLAEIAIHTVALSDGLEVERDVANALRQLSYLDKVAVAGVVPTQSAGLLFVDGTFVRRLEPGAYAFWNVRKNVAVEVIELRVQSMEVSGQELLTRDKVSLRVNLAASLRVSDPAAARIQVAKYLDHVYRELQYGLRKAVSAKTLDELLGDKASLDADIFGYVRGQASQVGVEVLGVGVKDVILPGEMKEILNGVVQAEKTAQANVIRRREEANATRSLLNTAKLIEESPVLMRLKELEVLEKITEKIDKLTVFGGLEGVMKQLVSLKGNG